The window TCGTTGCGCTCCTCCCAGAAGAACGCCGAGGCGTAGCGGTCCTCGTCCTTGGCCGGGAAATCGCGGGTTCCGCCCTTCCGAAAGAGGAGGATGTGCTCGTGTTCCAGCGTCGCGTAGGCGTTCGTCGGCAGGGTGCCCGACCCCATGAACTTCGCCGTGCTGTTGGTTGGTTTGCGCCAGACGATTCCCGGCAGTTGGTCGAGGCCGGCGTCCGCGAGCCCCTCGATAATCCGGGCATGGTTCGGATACAGTCGGAACTGCCCGTCGATGCGCCGGGTGGCGTCGCCGACGTTGATGGCTGCGATGCCGCCCTCCGAGAGTGCGTCGGCGACCCGCTCCCAGACGTCGTCCAGCAGGTCGTGCATCGCCTCGAAGGCGGCCTCCCCGTCGCCGGATTCGAGGGCATCGGCGACGGCGGGGCTCTGGGCGGCGAAACTCTCGTCCCACATCTCGACCATCGGATACGGCGGCGACGTGACGACGAGGTCGACGCTTCCCGACACGACCTCGAACTCGCGGGCGTCGCCGACGCGTATCTCGTGGGTCGTCTGCACAGGTGGTGATTCAGGGGGCGGGTAAGGTGTCTTGCGGTTTTCCGACCCTCTATGCCCGCCCGATGAAATGCGCCTGTGCGGTCGTCCCCTCGGTCCCGTAGTCGACCACGCGAACCCGGACCGTCTCACCTTCCGACAGCGCGTCGCTGCTGCCGGGGGCCGGCACCTCGCGAACGAACGTCTGGAGGCCGTTGATGGTGCCCCGGACCTCCGGGGGCGAGCGGTCGTACTGGGTCTCCTTGACGACGAGTTCGTAGGTCTCGCCCTTCTCCGCGGCCTCTTCGGGCGGTCGCTGTTGGGCCTGTTCGTGGGCGCGGTCACGTTTCTTCTGAGCCTCGCTTTTGCCGCCGAAGGCGACCTTGAGGATGACCAATAGGACGAGAAGCCCGAGCACGACGGCGCCGCCGATGACCAGCGTCTGCGTCTGCATTGGCGACCCTACTCCTGGGTTCACCAAATCGATTGTGGCACCGGACGCGCAGACAGAAGGTTGATACCCGGCCCAACCCCAGCAAACACCGATGACAGACCGGGAGGTAAGCGTCGTGCTGCCCGCCTACAACGAGGCGGACACTATCGAGTCCACCGTCGAGGTGACCATCGAG of the Natronomonas halophila genome contains:
- a CDS encoding DNA-methyltransferase; amino-acid sequence: MQTTHEIRVGDAREFEVVSGSVDLVVTSPPYPMVEMWDESFAAQSPAVADALESGDGEAAFEAMHDLLDDVWERVADALSEGGIAAINVGDATRRIDGQFRLYPNHARIIEGLADAGLDQLPGIVWRKPTNSTAKFMGSGTLPTNAYATLEHEHILLFRKGGTRDFPAKDEDRYASAFFWEERNEWFSDCWEVRGTGQTLENGARERSGAFPLEIPLRLVRMYSVRGDTVLDPFVGTGTTSLAALVEGRNSIGIERNAELAEAFEKRATEAPGLSVTIADERLDRHREFVADRDDEPKYEAEHYDTRVVTKNERRIRLPTVAEVERAGEEPIRFTATHEPF